From the genome of Acidimicrobiia bacterium:
CGTGAACAGGAAGATCGTGCAGGCAATCACCGTCAACCGGTCGAGGTTCCGCTCTACCACCGTGGAGCCCGCCATGGAGCCGCCCAGCGAGCCGCCTCCGAACATGTCCGAGAGGCCCCCGCCACGGCCTGAGTGCAGCAGGATCAGGAAGATCAGCATCAGTGCGACGGCGACGTCGATGACGACCAGGAGCGTATTGAGCATCGTGTCCCGTTTCTCCGGTTTTCGGCCTACTCGGGAGCAACCAGTGTACCCCCCACGCACCCACATTCCCGCTCACGGTGCTGCGCACCGGGCCGCTGGGCCACCCCTCGCTGCGCCCGCAGGATACCTGCGGCGCCGACGCTCGGGCCTGCTGTCAGCGGCGGTACTGCACGATGCGCGCGAAGTCGTCGGGGTCGAGGGAGGCGCCGCCCACCAGCGCCCCGTCGATCTCTGGCATGGCCATCAGATCGGCGGCGTTGCCGGGCTTCACGCTCCCCCCGTACTGGATGCGGACGGCCTGTGCAGTCGTGTCCCCGTAGAGATCGCGGAGCGCGCCACGGACCACGCCACAGGTCTCGTTCGCGTCGTCGGGCGTTGCGTTGCGACCTGTCCCGATCGCCCAGATCGGCTCGTACGCGACGACGCACTCGGCGGCCTCCGCGGCCTTCACCCCGGCGAACGCGGCACGCGCCTGCGAGCTCACGCGCTCCGAGGTCGCGCCGGCTTCTCGCTCGTCGAGCGTCTCGCCGACACAGACGATCGGCGTCATCCCGTGCTTCATCACCGCGCGCAGTTTCCGGTTGACCACCTCGTCGGTCTCCCCGAATAGCTGTCGTCGCTCGGAGTGTCCGACGATCACGTACCGCACGTTGAGCTTGGCCAGCATCACGGGGCTCACCTCACCCGTGAACGCGCCCTCGTTCTCCCAGTGGCAGTTCTGCGCGCCGAGCCGGATCGACAAGCGGTCGCTGTCGATCAACGTCTGGAGCGTGCGGAGGTCCGTGAACGGCGCGCACACCACTACCTCGTTCGCCTCGTAGTCGGCTTTGTCGAGCCGGTAGGAGAGCTTCTGCACAACCTGGATCGCGACGAGGTGGTCGTGGTGCATCTTCCAGTTGCCGGCAATCACCGGCATGCGTCCGACCGTCGATGACTGGCCCATCAGTCGCGTTCCTTCTCCCGCAGCGCGGCAAGCCCCGGCAGATCGCCGTGCTCGATGAACTCGATCGACGCGCCACCCCCCGTGCTCACGTGATCGATCTTGTCGGCGAGGCCCATCTGACGAATCGCGGCTGCGCTGTCCCCGCCGCCGACCACGGTGAAGCCGCGCGTCGCGGCGACCGCCTCGGCAACCGCGCGCGTCCCCGCCGCGAACGGGGCCACCTCGAACACTCCCATCGGTCCGTTCCAGAGCACCGTGGCCGCGCCGGCCAGCTCGTCGGAGTAGATCGCCGCGGTCTCGGGCCCGATGTCGAGGCCTTTCCACCCATCCGGGATCGCGCCGGCAGGGACGATGCGGATTTCGGCATCGGCGCTCGCGTCGCGGGCGATCACGATGTCGACGGGGATCCGCACGCGTCCGGTGTCGAGCACCCGACGACACTCGTCGACGAACTGCGGTTCAACGAGTGAGTCACCGAACCGCTTCCCCTGCGCGAGCAGGAACGTGAACGCCATCGCGCCGCCGACGAGAACGGTGTCGCAGCGGTCGAGCAACGCGTCGATCACGCCGAGCTTGTCACCTACCTTGGCTCCACCGAGCACCACTACGAAGGGGTGCTTTGCGCCGTCCAGCAGGCCCGACAGGACCTCCACTTCGCGGACAAGCAGACGACCTCCTGCGTGCGGCAACACACGGGGCGGCCCCACGATCGACGCATGCTCCCGGTGCGAGGCCCCGAACGCCTCGTTCACGTACACATCGGCGAGCCCGGCGAGGTTGGTGCAGAACGCGGGGTCGCACGCAGTCTCGCCGGGATCGAAGCGCAGGTTCTCGAGCATGACGACGTCACCCGCCGCCGACGACGCCACCAACGGCTCGACGCGCGGGCCGGTCACC
Proteins encoded in this window:
- a CDS encoding phosphoglycerate kinase; translated protein: MTVDLPRLEDLTIERGTRVLVRVDFNVPLTDGQIDDDLRIATALPTIEWLRDRHAVVVTCGHLGRPGGKPDPRLSLAPVAARLGELLRCEVLLAPGVTGPRVEPLVASSAAGDVVMLENLRFDPGETACDPAFCTNLAGLADVYVNEAFGASHREHASIVGPPRVLPHAGGRLLVREVEVLSGLLDGAKHPFVVVLGGAKVGDKLGVIDALLDRCDTVLVGGAMAFTFLLAQGKRFGDSLVEPQFVDECRRVLDTGRVRIPVDIVIARDASADAEIRIVPAGAIPDGWKGLDIGPETAAIYSDELAGAATVLWNGPMGVFEVAPFAAGTRAVAEAVAATRGFTVVGGGDSAAAIRQMGLADKIDHVSTGGGASIEFIEHGDLPGLAALREKERD
- the secG gene encoding preprotein translocase subunit SecG, which translates into the protein MLNTLLVVIDVAVALMLIFLILLHSGRGGGLSDMFGGGSLGGSMAGSTVVERNLDRLTVIACTIFLFT
- the tpiA gene encoding triose-phosphate isomerase codes for the protein MGQSSTVGRMPVIAGNWKMHHDHLVAIQVVQKLSYRLDKADYEANEVVVCAPFTDLRTLQTLIDSDRLSIRLGAQNCHWENEGAFTGEVSPVMLAKLNVRYVIVGHSERRQLFGETDEVVNRKLRAVMKHGMTPIVCVGETLDEREAGATSERVSSQARAAFAGVKAAEAAECVVAYEPIWAIGTGRNATPDDANETCGVVRGALRDLYGDTTAQAVRIQYGGSVKPGNAADLMAMPEIDGALVGGASLDPDDFARIVQYRR